From Klebsiella electrica, the proteins below share one genomic window:
- a CDS encoding AraC family transcriptional regulator has protein sequence MSHTRDILQTFWRDEQLPWLELRSTRQSRQAYKRHRHSQLSLGAIIEGETCCLCNGQEYLLRPGDLIIIPAQAPHSCNPRDGRPRSYHMLYLDMTWCRQQLPLLPSQAQMNAPHPVIRDPELFARYQQIVALMDRQQTAALPEQIAQLLRALPLYAAPPLPLRATSSQLFSRLAADLQQPPSLDALAHEFALRKETLIRTFKQDTGLTPASFMNMARIEFAKTRLRAGDEIADVGYQAGFADQSHFHKTFVSYTAATPRQYALGRSISDNN, from the coding sequence GTGAGCCATACGCGCGATATCCTGCAAACCTTCTGGCGCGACGAACAGCTGCCCTGGCTGGAACTGCGCAGCACCCGGCAAAGCCGCCAGGCCTATAAACGGCACCGCCATTCGCAGCTCTCTCTGGGGGCGATTATCGAAGGGGAAACGTGCTGTCTGTGCAACGGGCAGGAATATCTGCTGCGTCCCGGCGATCTGATCATTATCCCCGCTCAAGCGCCGCACAGCTGTAACCCGCGCGACGGCCGGCCGCGCAGCTACCATATGCTGTACCTCGACATGACGTGGTGCCGGCAACAGCTGCCGCTTCTCCCGAGCCAGGCGCAGATGAACGCGCCGCATCCGGTGATCCGCGATCCTGAGCTTTTCGCACGATATCAGCAGATTGTGGCGCTGATGGATCGGCAGCAAACGGCAGCGCTCCCCGAACAGATCGCGCAATTGCTCCGGGCGCTCCCGCTCTATGCCGCCCCGCCACTACCGCTGCGCGCGACCAGTTCACAGCTTTTCAGTCGCCTGGCGGCCGATCTACAGCAGCCGCCCTCTCTTGATGCGCTGGCCCACGAGTTCGCCCTGCGCAAAGAGACGCTGATCCGCACCTTTAAGCAGGACACCGGCCTGACCCCCGCCAGCTTTATGAATATGGCGCGTATCGAATTTGCCAAAACGCGCCTGCGCGCCGGGGATGAGATCGCCGACGTCGGCTACCAGGCCGGGTTTGCCGACCAGAGCCATTTCCACAAAACCTTTGTCAGCTACACCGCCGCCACGCCGCGCCAGTACGCGCTGGGTCGATCAATATCAGACAATAATTAG
- a CDS encoding DUF3343 domain-containing protein, with the protein MTVYLFLFHSTAGMVRMRKAPQAAGLSFQVKDIPRQLRGGCGLCIYLRCLPGEEQQWVIPGQTEAIFHVAGDDYQLLANFPQQA; encoded by the coding sequence ATGACGGTATATCTGTTTTTATTTCATTCGACGGCAGGGATGGTACGGATGCGCAAAGCCCCGCAGGCGGCGGGATTATCCTTTCAGGTCAAGGATATCCCACGCCAGCTGCGCGGCGGTTGCGGGCTGTGCATTTATCTGCGCTGTCTGCCGGGAGAAGAGCAGCAGTGGGTTATCCCCGGCCAAACGGAAGCCATATTTCACGTTGCCGGGGATGATTACCAGCTGCTGGCTAACTTTCCGCAGCAGGCGTAA
- a CDS encoding Rpn family recombination-promoting nuclease/putative transposase has product MQKGSTSTPHDAVFKKFLRHTETARDFLDIHLPSSLRQLCDLQTLRLESASFIEEDLRACYSDVLWSLKTTAGEGYIYVVIEHQSSPDAHMAFRLMRYAIAAMQRHLDAGHKHLPLVVPMLFYHGIATPYPYSLCWLDSFTHPVHARGLYTTAFPLVDITVIPDDEIVQHRRVALLEFMQKHIRHRDLTGLVEQLIVILVKEYTNDGQLKTLFNYLVYSGDAPRFGRFIRELARRAPQHHKEGLMTIAERLKEVGRRKGRREGQIVGQRIEGLRIARMMLANGIVLETVLRVTGLSEEEITAAKR; this is encoded by the coding sequence ATGCAAAAAGGCTCAACGTCGACGCCGCATGATGCGGTTTTCAAAAAGTTTCTCCGGCATACGGAGACCGCGCGAGATTTTTTGGATATCCATCTGCCGTCCTCGCTACGCCAGCTTTGCGATCTGCAGACGCTACGGCTTGAATCCGCAAGTTTTATTGAGGAGGACCTGCGTGCTTGCTACTCCGATGTGCTTTGGTCGTTAAAAACCACCGCCGGAGAGGGCTATATTTACGTCGTTATTGAGCACCAAAGCTCGCCGGATGCCCATATGGCCTTCAGGCTGATGCGCTATGCCATTGCGGCAATGCAGCGTCATCTGGATGCCGGACATAAACACCTGCCGCTGGTAGTACCCATGCTGTTCTATCACGGTATTGCCACGCCTTATCCGTATTCGTTGTGCTGGCTGGATAGCTTTACCCACCCGGTTCATGCCCGCGGATTATATACGACCGCTTTTCCGCTGGTGGATATTACGGTGATCCCGGATGACGAGATCGTCCAGCACCGACGCGTAGCGCTGCTGGAGTTCATGCAAAAGCATATCCGCCATCGCGATTTGACGGGGCTGGTTGAGCAGCTAATTGTCATTTTGGTTAAGGAATATACTAATGACGGCCAGCTAAAAACGTTGTTTAATTACCTGGTATATTCCGGCGATGCCCCCCGTTTTGGCAGGTTTATTCGTGAGCTTGCCCGGCGGGCGCCGCAACATCATAAGGAGGGGCTGATGACTATTGCGGAAAGACTCAAGGAAGTTGGGCGTAGAAAAGGGCGCCGCGAAGGCCAGATTGTGGGCCAGAGAATTGAAGGGCTGCGTATTGCCCGTATGATGCTGGCGAATGGCATCGTTCTGGAGACGGTGCTGCGCGTCACCGGTCTGTCAGAAGAGGAGATTACCGCTGCTAAGCGTTGA
- a CDS encoding YfaZ family outer membrane protein → MKKLNILILSALTAVSGSAMAMGFTVEQGKNFTNLNMELGKSSSGLYAESNWLKNTDDGTQTGGVGAGYNLEVGPVMLNAGAKAIYMGPKKGDNGVAFPIGGGVNVALTDSIHVFGEGYAAPEGLNNSVKNYVEANGGVSWTPITPVTLKVGYRHVSVDGKDGRPNHTLIDGAYVGGGITF, encoded by the coding sequence ATGAAAAAGCTCAATATCCTTATTCTTTCCGCGCTGACCGCTGTTTCCGGATCTGCCATGGCGATGGGCTTTACCGTCGAGCAGGGTAAAAACTTTACCAACCTTAATATGGAACTGGGTAAATCCTCCTCCGGTCTTTATGCCGAAAGCAACTGGCTGAAAAATACCGATGACGGTACCCAGACCGGCGGCGTTGGCGCAGGTTATAACCTGGAAGTTGGCCCGGTGATGCTCAATGCCGGCGCGAAGGCCATCTACATGGGCCCGAAAAAAGGCGATAACGGCGTGGCGTTCCCTATCGGGGGCGGCGTTAACGTTGCGCTGACCGACAGCATCCACGTATTTGGCGAAGGTTATGCCGCACCGGAAGGCCTGAACAACAGCGTGAAAAACTACGTTGAAGCCAACGGCGGCGTGAGCTGGACGCCCATTACCCCGGTAACGCTGAAAGTGGGTTACCGCCATGTAAGCGTTGACGGGAAAGACGGTCGTCCGAACCATACCCTGATTGATGGCGCCTATGTTGGCGGCGGCATCACCTTCTGA
- a CDS encoding Hcp family type VI secretion system effector, which produces MSNPACLWFTDENGSPIVGGSMVLGCEGSIEIKSLSHHLAIPTDRNTGKLTGTRIHTPILIQKEFDRTTPLLARAICKGITLRSAEIKMYRINEAGFEVEYFNILLENVKVTGVTPSLHPGAVSGTHLENIELRYETIQWKYTDGNIIFKDGWNERATA; this is translated from the coding sequence ATGTCAAATCCAGCCTGTTTGTGGTTTACCGATGAGAATGGATCTCCGATTGTCGGCGGTTCCATGGTGCTCGGGTGCGAAGGTTCAATTGAGATAAAATCACTCTCTCATCACCTGGCTATTCCGACTGACCGCAACACGGGGAAATTAACCGGTACGCGGATTCATACCCCAATTCTGATACAAAAAGAATTCGACCGCACCACGCCTTTGCTGGCTCGCGCTATCTGCAAAGGGATTACGCTCAGGTCTGCAGAGATAAAAATGTATCGTATTAACGAGGCAGGGTTTGAGGTCGAGTATTTCAACATTCTTTTAGAAAATGTAAAGGTAACAGGCGTCACTCCCAGTCTACATCCAGGAGCTGTATCGGGAACACATCTGGAAAATATTGAACTGCGTTATGAAACCATCCAGTGGAAGTATACGGACGGGAACATCATCTTTAAAGATGGCTGGAACGAACGAGCGACTGCGTAG
- a CDS encoding MarR family transcriptional regulator — protein MTEDELFARRPMGMRMAMVVRQWRATIDSAITDTGLTQSSWTVLMQLHQLGDNVSVSELAEVQGIELPPLMRTLTQLESQGYLLRSTSPYDKRIRLLTLTAEGRSILEDLNRVIETYQSRVTRTIPADDLATFSATLNHIACNLRTIREEDNKI, from the coding sequence ATGACCGAAGACGAACTGTTCGCCCGCCGCCCGATGGGAATGCGGATGGCGATGGTGGTACGCCAGTGGCGCGCGACCATCGACTCTGCTATCACCGATACCGGCCTGACCCAGTCAAGCTGGACGGTGCTGATGCAGCTGCATCAACTGGGGGATAACGTCTCGGTCAGCGAACTGGCGGAAGTGCAGGGTATTGAACTGCCGCCGCTGATGCGCACCCTCACGCAGCTCGAAAGTCAGGGCTATCTGCTGCGTTCAACATCGCCCTATGACAAACGCATACGCCTGCTGACGCTGACGGCGGAAGGCCGGTCGATACTGGAAGATCTGAACCGTGTGATTGAGACCTATCAATCCCGGGTCACCCGGACCATTCCTGCGGACGATCTCGCCACCTTCAGCGCCACCTTAAATCACATCGCCTGCAATTTGCGGACAATCCGCGAAGAAGATAACAAGATCTAA
- a CDS encoding HlyD family secretion protein, with translation MMTPEQKFARWVRVSIAAFLAIFAWFIVADIWIPLTPDSTVMRVVTPVAPRVSGYVSQVYVHNNSQVKKGDLLYELDPTPFINKVQAAQIALAQAKLSNQQLDAQIAAARANLRTAQYTARNDKVTLDRYQRLSTMQNVSQADLDKVRTTWQTSEQAVSALNASIQNLLIQRGERDDSRNVTLQKYRNALEEAQLNLGWSKVYAETDGMVSNLQLNPGLYATAATPLLALVSNHTDIVADFREKSLRHTGVNTDAAVVFDALPGKVFPAHVTSSDAGILAGQEEVNGQLSQPEQSTRWVRDAQRMRIHVALDEPLDKPLPTGARATVQLYNSDGPFARTFAGLQIHLVSLLHYVY, from the coding sequence ATGATGACCCCTGAACAAAAATTTGCCCGCTGGGTAAGGGTGAGTATTGCCGCTTTCCTGGCGATATTCGCCTGGTTTATCGTTGCCGATATCTGGATCCCGCTGACGCCGGACTCGACCGTCATGCGGGTGGTGACGCCCGTTGCACCGCGGGTCTCCGGCTATGTGTCGCAGGTTTATGTGCACAACAATAGCCAGGTGAAGAAGGGAGACCTGCTCTATGAGCTGGATCCGACGCCGTTTATCAATAAAGTCCAGGCGGCACAGATTGCGCTTGCCCAGGCGAAGCTGAGCAACCAGCAACTCGATGCGCAGATCGCCGCCGCGCGCGCCAACCTCCGCACCGCGCAGTACACCGCCCGCAACGATAAGGTCACCCTCGATCGCTACCAGCGCCTGAGCACCATGCAAAACGTTTCGCAAGCGGATCTCGATAAGGTACGCACCACCTGGCAGACCAGCGAACAGGCGGTAAGCGCGCTGAATGCCAGCATTCAGAATCTGCTCATTCAACGCGGGGAGCGCGACGACAGCCGTAACGTGACGCTGCAAAAATACCGTAACGCGCTGGAAGAGGCGCAGCTCAACCTTGGCTGGAGCAAAGTCTACGCCGAAACGGACGGGATGGTGAGCAACCTGCAGCTCAACCCCGGCCTGTATGCCACCGCCGCCACGCCGCTGCTGGCGCTGGTCAGCAACCATACCGATATCGTCGCTGATTTTCGTGAGAAGAGTCTGCGCCACACCGGGGTGAATACCGATGCTGCGGTGGTTTTCGATGCGCTACCGGGCAAAGTCTTTCCGGCGCACGTCACCAGCAGCGATGCCGGGATTTTAGCCGGCCAGGAAGAGGTCAACGGCCAGCTGTCGCAGCCGGAGCAGTCTACCCGCTGGGTGCGCGATGCCCAACGCATGCGGATCCACGTCGCCCTCGATGAACCGCTGGACAAACCGTTGCCGACCGGCGCCCGCGCTACGGTTCAGCTCTATAACAGCGACGGTCCGTTCGCCCGCACCTTCGCCGGTCTGCAGATCCATCTGGTGAGCCTGCTGCACTATGTCTATTAA
- a CDS encoding DUF2164 domain-containing protein — protein sequence MSDIELSLPQRDLLCEKLRKYCETHFDLELEQFDAEFFVDFIAKELGPLFYNAGIEEAIRTHLAWSERIQEEMDLKKVY from the coding sequence ATGAGCGATATTGAACTCAGCCTGCCGCAGCGCGACCTGTTATGCGAAAAGCTAAGAAAATACTGCGAAACCCATTTCGACCTCGAACTGGAGCAGTTCGACGCCGAGTTTTTTGTCGACTTTATCGCCAAAGAGCTGGGGCCGCTGTTTTACAACGCCGGTATCGAGGAGGCCATCCGGACCCATCTCGCCTGGAGCGAGCGGATTCAGGAGGAGATGGATCTGAAAAAGGTCTATTAG
- the mdtM gene encoding multidrug efflux MFS transporter MdtM has translation MLWISRLFARHSATLVFPIALILYDFSAYLTTDLIQPGIIHVVRDFNADVALAPASVSVYMAGGMALQWLLGPLSDRIGRRPVLLAGALIFTLACLATMLTTSMTQFLVARFVQGTSICFIATVGYVTVQEAFDEKRSIKLMAVITSIVLIAPIVGPLSGAALMHFVHWKVLFGIIAAMGFIAWLGLLLNMPETVRRGDVPFSAGSVVRDFRDVFRNRIFLSGAATLSLSYIPLMSWVAVSPVILMDDGGLSSGEFAWVQVPVFSAVIIANLSVARWVRDPTRPRFVLSAVPIQAIGLALLIFGNLAWPHVWLWSVLGTCFYSFGIGLIFPTLFRFTLFSNDLPKGTVSASLNIVILSVSALSIEGARWLWFHGGRLPFHMLAVVAGIAASCCLVGLLHNLRQRSEAAIEARQS, from the coding sequence ATGTTATGGATATCGCGACTATTTGCTCGTCATTCCGCGACGCTTGTCTTTCCCATCGCGTTGATTCTCTATGATTTTTCCGCCTATCTGACCACCGACCTTATCCAGCCGGGGATCATCCACGTGGTGCGTGATTTCAACGCCGACGTGGCGCTGGCGCCGGCTTCGGTCAGCGTGTATATGGCCGGCGGCATGGCCCTGCAGTGGTTGCTGGGACCGCTCTCAGACCGTATCGGCCGTCGACCGGTGCTGCTCGCCGGGGCGCTGATCTTCACTCTTGCCTGCCTCGCGACGATGTTGACCACCTCCATGACGCAGTTCCTCGTCGCGCGCTTCGTTCAGGGCACCAGCATCTGTTTTATCGCCACGGTCGGCTACGTCACCGTGCAGGAGGCCTTTGACGAGAAAAGATCGATTAAGCTGATGGCGGTGATCACCTCGATCGTGCTGATAGCGCCGATCGTCGGCCCGCTTTCCGGCGCGGCGCTGATGCACTTCGTCCACTGGAAAGTCCTGTTCGGCATTATCGCCGCGATGGGATTTATCGCCTGGCTGGGGCTGCTGCTGAACATGCCGGAAACGGTGCGTCGCGGCGACGTGCCCTTCAGCGCCGGTAGCGTGGTTCGTGACTTCCGCGACGTCTTCCGCAATCGGATCTTTTTATCCGGCGCCGCCACGCTCTCCTTGAGCTATATCCCGCTGATGAGCTGGGTCGCCGTCTCGCCGGTTATTTTAATGGATGACGGCGGGCTCAGCAGCGGCGAATTCGCCTGGGTGCAGGTGCCGGTCTTTAGCGCGGTGATTATCGCCAACCTGTCGGTAGCGCGCTGGGTGCGGGACCCCACGCGCCCGCGCTTTGTGCTGAGCGCGGTCCCCATCCAGGCCATCGGACTGGCGCTGCTGATTTTCGGCAACCTGGCATGGCCGCACGTCTGGCTCTGGTCGGTGCTGGGGACCTGCTTCTACTCTTTCGGCATCGGGCTGATTTTCCCGACGCTGTTCCGCTTTACCCTGTTTTCCAACGATCTGCCGAAGGGCACCGTCTCCGCGTCGCTGAATATCGTGATCCTCAGCGTCAGCGCACTTTCCATTGAGGGGGCACGCTGGCTATGGTTTCACGGCGGCAGATTGCCGTTCCACATGCTGGCGGTGGTCGCCGGGATCGCGGCCTCCTGCTGCCTGGTCGGGTTATTGCACAACCTGCGCCAACGTTCGGAAGCGGCCATCGAAGCCCGGCAATCCTGA
- a CDS encoding LysE family translocator, whose amino-acid sequence MDMFTSFFPPAFPALALSHFVALLSPGPDFFLLMGYAIRYRLRGSAGLCVGIAAGNGLYIVLAIIGWGVLRQAPLLFTVVELLGAAYLLWIGSRLLQSRPSALAPDGASASCPSLAKQLLLGLGSSLLNPKNALFYLALMTSLLGPDVTLTQQAVSGVWMTSIVLLWDLLLVTMIALPAVQRRLSAVVWRVERAAGGILMAFGGWIVWQFLHESAVRLYA is encoded by the coding sequence ATGGACATGTTTACGTCGTTTTTCCCGCCCGCGTTTCCGGCGCTGGCACTCTCCCACTTCGTTGCTCTGCTGAGTCCGGGGCCGGATTTCTTTTTACTGATGGGCTACGCCATCCGCTATCGCCTGCGCGGCAGCGCCGGCCTGTGCGTCGGTATCGCCGCCGGAAACGGTCTGTACATCGTGCTGGCGATTATCGGCTGGGGCGTGCTGCGTCAGGCGCCGCTGCTGTTTACCGTTGTCGAGCTGCTGGGGGCGGCATATCTGCTGTGGATTGGCAGTCGGCTGCTGCAAAGTCGCCCATCGGCGCTGGCTCCCGACGGTGCCTCGGCTTCATGCCCGTCGCTGGCAAAACAGCTTCTGCTGGGGCTGGGTTCTTCGCTGCTCAATCCCAAAAACGCCCTGTTTTATCTGGCGCTGATGACTTCGCTGCTGGGGCCGGACGTCACCCTGACGCAACAGGCCGTCAGCGGAGTCTGGATGACCAGTATCGTGCTACTGTGGGATCTCTTGCTGGTGACGATGATTGCCCTGCCAGCGGTGCAGCGTCGCCTTTCCGCCGTCGTCTGGCGCGTTGAGCGGGCGGCGGGCGGTATACTGATGGCTTTTGGCGGCTGGATTGTGTGGCAGTTTTTGCACGAGTCCGCCGTCAGGCTATATGCTTAA
- a CDS encoding DUF2955 domain-containing protein translates to MSINTLARVFTPHGNIVYTANDFRQTLRIAFAGMIALSISTFYDVQYGVFFVVYPLMLLSLVPVFNRHVARQFMFSAAVNCVEMVLIVGYLSQWPIVMTLVVFGLYVMRFRFMSQGPLFLLGSMGVVCQSTMLNFMSYPASNWHTLLFSNMEACVMAVALSALMNYLIPDVEPRKPPPRIEKDAARVRHESLLSGTVATLIFVVFQICDLSDSLSALMAGILILFPMHYRGAVISSLWRVVGVVLSCLYILVVQLLIYDFSNHMILMMPLIGLGLAFSARLHVMEKVGAGVGFASITTIGIMFGQNLHPDQDLIFSDLYRITSVTTSLIVTLTLVFLVHRILNCFAPTRFVITE, encoded by the coding sequence ATGTCTATTAATACGCTGGCTCGCGTTTTCACCCCGCACGGTAATATCGTTTACACGGCGAATGACTTTCGTCAGACGCTGCGGATCGCCTTCGCCGGGATGATAGCGCTGAGTATCTCGACCTTCTACGACGTGCAGTACGGCGTCTTCTTTGTCGTCTATCCGCTGATGCTGCTGTCGCTGGTGCCGGTCTTTAATCGTCACGTCGCCAGGCAGTTTATGTTCAGTGCAGCGGTAAACTGCGTCGAAATGGTGCTGATCGTCGGATATTTATCGCAATGGCCGATTGTGATGACGCTGGTGGTTTTTGGCCTCTATGTGATGCGTTTTCGCTTTATGAGCCAGGGACCGCTGTTTCTGCTGGGGTCGATGGGGGTGGTCTGTCAGAGCACGATGCTCAACTTTATGAGCTATCCCGCCAGCAACTGGCACACGCTGCTGTTCTCTAATATGGAAGCCTGCGTGATGGCGGTGGCGCTCAGCGCATTAATGAATTACCTGATTCCGGATGTCGAACCGCGTAAGCCGCCGCCGCGAATCGAGAAAGACGCCGCCCGGGTGCGCCATGAATCGCTGCTCTCCGGCACCGTCGCCACCCTGATTTTCGTGGTCTTCCAGATCTGCGATCTCAGCGATTCTCTTTCGGCGCTGATGGCGGGGATCCTGATCCTGTTCCCGATGCACTATCGCGGCGCGGTAATAAGCTCGCTGTGGCGCGTTGTGGGCGTGGTGTTGTCCTGCCTGTATATTCTGGTGGTACAATTGCTTATCTATGATTTCAGCAATCATATGATATTGATGATGCCGCTGATTGGCCTGGGGCTGGCCTTTAGCGCCCGCCTGCATGTTATGGAAAAGGTTGGCGCCGGGGTCGGTTTCGCCAGCATCACCACCATCGGGATTATGTTCGGCCAGAACCTGCATCCGGACCAGGATCTGATCTTCAGCGACCTCTATCGCATTACCTCGGTAACCACCTCGCTTATCGTCACGCTGACGCTGGTTTTCCTCGTGCACCGGATTCTGAACTGCTTTGCGCCGACGCGGTTTGTCATCACGGAATAA
- a CDS encoding DUF445 domain-containing protein translates to MLKPMEKIAELKRAKLLALSLLLIAVAIFITTLLLPPTPWVSALKAISEAAMVGALADWFAVVALFRRIPLPFISRHTAIIPRNKDRIADNLGYFVQEKFLDTPSLVALIRRYEPALMLGNWFSQPENARRVGHHLLQVMSGFLELTDDARIQRLLRRAVHKAIDKVDLTQTSAMMLEGLTRNHRHQKLLDSLISQLIALLQRDSSRAFIARGIVHWLETEHPLKAKILPTEWLGEHSADMVTDAVNTLLDEVTQDRSHQIRQAFDRATLKLIDNLKTDPLLAEKAENMKAYLKNDETFNRYLGEVWADLRTWIKNDVTRDDSQIQQRIADAGQWFGETLLHDDALRESLNEHLEQAAHRVAPEFAAFLTRHISDTVKSWDARDMSRQIELNIGKDLQFIRINGTLVGGSIGLLLWLFSQIPTLLHLKIG, encoded by the coding sequence ATGCTTAAGCCTATGGAAAAAATCGCTGAACTAAAACGCGCCAAACTGCTGGCGCTGTCGCTACTGCTGATTGCGGTCGCCATTTTTATCACCACGCTGCTACTGCCGCCAACGCCGTGGGTCAGCGCGCTAAAAGCCATCTCCGAAGCGGCGATGGTCGGGGCGCTGGCCGACTGGTTCGCGGTGGTGGCTCTGTTTCGCCGTATCCCGCTGCCGTTTATCTCCCGGCATACGGCGATTATTCCCCGCAATAAGGACAGAATCGCCGATAATCTTGGCTATTTCGTGCAGGAAAAATTCCTCGATACCCCTTCACTGGTGGCGCTCATCCGTCGCTATGAACCGGCCCTGATGCTTGGCAACTGGTTCAGCCAGCCGGAAAACGCCCGGCGAGTGGGTCACCATCTGCTGCAGGTGATGAGCGGTTTTCTGGAACTGACCGACGATGCCCGCATCCAGCGCCTGCTGCGCCGGGCGGTACATAAAGCGATTGATAAGGTCGATCTGACGCAGACCAGCGCCATGATGCTGGAGGGATTAACCCGCAACCATCGCCATCAGAAGCTGCTGGATTCGCTCATTAGCCAGCTCATTGCGTTACTGCAGCGCGACAGCTCGCGCGCGTTTATTGCTCGCGGTATTGTCCACTGGCTGGAGACCGAGCACCCGCTGAAGGCCAAAATTCTGCCCACCGAATGGCTGGGCGAACACAGCGCCGACATGGTGACCGACGCGGTCAATACCCTGCTCGACGAAGTCACCCAGGATCGCAGCCATCAGATCCGCCAGGCGTTCGATCGCGCCACCTTAAAACTGATCGATAACCTGAAAACCGATCCGCTGCTGGCGGAAAAAGCGGAGAATATGAAGGCATATCTGAAAAACGATGAGACTTTCAACCGCTACCTTGGCGAGGTATGGGCCGACCTGCGGACGTGGATTAAAAATGATGTCACCCGCGACGACTCACAGATTCAACAGCGGATTGCCGATGCCGGGCAGTGGTTTGGCGAAACGCTGCTCCACGATGACGCGCTGCGCGAGTCGCTGAACGAACACCTGGAGCAGGCGGCACATCGGGTGGCGCCGGAGTTTGCCGCCTTCCTGACCCGGCACATCAGCGATACGGTCAAAAGCTGGGATGCGCGGGATATGTCGCGGCAAATTGAGCTCAATATCGGCAAAGACCTGCAGTTTATCCGTATCAACGGCACCCTGGTCGGCGGCTCTATCGGCCTGCTGCTGTGGCTGTTCTCGCAGATCCCGACGCTGCTACATCTTAAGATTGGTTGA
- a CDS encoding DUF1127 domain-containing protein: MEFHENRARQPFIGFILLGRMIRKWWLRQQTRRILQRMSDEQLKDVGLRRDQLN; the protein is encoded by the coding sequence ATGGAATTTCATGAGAACCGGGCAAGACAGCCGTTTATCGGCTTCATATTACTGGGCAGAATGATAAGAAAATGGTGGCTTCGGCAGCAAACGCGACGGATTTTGCAGCGAATGAGCGATGAACAGCTGAAAGATGTCGGCCTGCGGCGCGATCAGCTCAATTAA